The Gracilimonas sediminicola sequence CCTATTTCCAAAACCAAGACAGTGCTATTTTTAAAGGAAATGTTCAGTTATCAGACTCCGCTCAGTATGCGGAAGGGGATAGCTTATTCATCAATCGATCCACTCAATACCTGCAGCTGTACGATAATATTTTTGTAGCTGACAGTACTAACAACGGTACACTAACCGGAGATTATCTGGAAGCCGATTCTACCGGCAGGCGCTTTGTGGATGGCAATGGCTATATGCGAAAAATCAGTTCTGACACCACCGATACCACCCACATTTTTGGTGATCAGCTGTTACTGTTGGAACGGGATTCAACCAACCTGATTCGTGGATACGAGAACGTCAGAGTTTGGTCCCGAAAATTCTCATCCGTTTCTGACACTCTTTTGTATGATTCCTCAACGGAAGTTTTTGAGCTGATATCCAATCCCATTGCCTGGCATGATAATATTCAGCTTACCGGCCCCTATATCTCAGTCCAAATGGACAGCAATGAAGTACAACAGCTGAAATCATATCATAAAACCATCGCTGTTCAGGAAGACAGTGCCACCGGGCGCCTGCACCAAATAAAAGGGGACACATTGATTGCTGGCTTTACGGAAGGAAATATTTCACGTATTAAAATTTATCCAAACAGCCAGGTTTTATATCATACCAAGAATGAAGCTGACGAACCGGATGGCGCTGTAGAATATTCATCCCCGCAAACGGTGATGTACTTCAGCAACGGAGACCTGCAACGCGTAGTAGCCGGCAAGAATGATGGCTATTTCTTTGAAGAATTCTCCGGACTGTCTGACCGAAAGTTAGACGGCTTTGCCTGGAATCCGGAGCGCCGCCCAGAACGCCCCAAAATGGAGGCCGTCCCGCGTTTCCCACCCGTTCCCAAAGAACGCCCTTTTGAACTGCCCAATAGATACCTGGAATACATCAACAAGGGAAACTAAAAGTCAGAACATTGCTTTTACATTTCTGAATCGTGAAGGCATTTCCTGCCGCTCTGAATTACAATCATGGTAATCCTGAAATCAAGCTAATCAAGGTTGAGAAACTATTTTTGAACCTTGATTTATAGGATTTATAGGATTCTTGGATTTACTTGATTAAATCCAAGCTTCACATTTCGGAAAAGGCAGAATAAGTAAACAAGGAACACTTCAATATCGAATGTTCAGTGTTCCTTGCCTGCCTGCCGGCAAAGACAGGTTCAATGTTCTTCAGGCTTCCTGAAGCTCCAGATTCTGCTCAACCACTCGTTTTTGAACATCATGAGGAACCTGGGCATAGTGAGAGAACTCACGCGTATAGGTTGCACTTCCCTGGGTCATGGATTTCAGTCGGGTTGAATAGTGATCCAGCTCTTCCAGCGGCACATGGGCTTTTATCTTCTGAATCGAACCCTCTCCATCCATTCCCTGAATCTGCCCGCGCCGGGTGCTCAGGTCGCTCATCACGTCCCCCATAAAGTCGGAAGGAACGGTAACTTCAATTTCATAAACCGGCTCCATCAGCTGAGGATTTGCCTGCATAAAACCATCCCGGAATGCCATTCGGGCTGCCGTTTTGAAGGCCGCTTCGTTGGAATCTACCGAGTGCATCGATCCGTCAAAAACGGAAACCCGGATATCACGAGCTCGACAACCACTCATAGGACCGTTCTCCATTTTCTCCATCACTCCTTTGAGAATAGCCGGCATAAACCGGTTATCAATCACCCCACCCACAATGCAGTTCTGAAACACCAGCTTGCCGCCCCAATCCAGTTCGTGCTCCTGAACATCCCGAACCTTGAGGTCACTCGGTGGAGGCATTCCTTCTGTGTATGGCTCAATCAAAAGATGAACCTCCGCAAATTGCCCGGCTCCACCTGATTGTTTTTTGTGTTTGTATTGAGACTTCACTCCTTTGGTAATGGTTTCTCGATATGGAATTTTTGGAGTGATGAATTCCACATCCAGCTTAAACCGGTTCTTTAGCTGATCTTCAATCACGGCCAGATGTTCCTCACCCTGACCATGAATTATAACCTGCCGCAGTTCCTGACTGTGCTCAATAACCA is a genomic window containing:
- a CDS encoding OstA-like protein, encoding MNKFLSSFTKAGSALVLTLLLLQPLSVFGQSVINIESFSRAVGATLDGEQIQKLYNARLTTGNIEMVCDSAWRFINRNEIRAFGNIQIETPDETIWSDTLYYYTNRDLSLLRGRVIIMQDSTTLFGKRVDYNFFTKVAYFDNGIRLEDQDGTLIAERGTYFQNQDSAIFKGNVQLSDSAQYAEGDSLFINRSTQYLQLYDNIFVADSTNNGTLTGDYLEADSTGRRFVDGNGYMRKISSDTTDTTHIFGDQLLLLERDSTNLIRGYENVRVWSRKFSSVSDTLLYDSSTEVFELISNPIAWHDNIQLTGPYISVQMDSNEVQQLKSYHKTIAVQEDSATGRLHQIKGDTLIAGFTEGNISRIKIYPNSQVLYHTKNEADEPDGAVEYSSPQTVMYFSNGDLQRVVAGKNDGYFFEEFSGLSDRKLDGFAWNPERRPERPKMEAVPRFPPVPKERPFELPNRYLEYINKGN